In Symmachiella dynata, the following are encoded in one genomic region:
- a CDS encoding SpoIIE family protein phosphatase, with protein sequence MGVLKMLEGDVPGRIVVLNHEKMVLGRHPNCEIVLDNAAVSRRHAQFLENHGTYFVEDLQSRNGTIVNGERIEGRTQLQDTDLVKICNVVLRFHAVMPPAVDPATVTVPGDTHQISPDTAHVKPVVGQTTASLPPVPMDDSNAAVISSMDASSVTHISLKVQPEAKLAAVLAISRDLGGALEVDEVLPRILDSLFQIFPQADRGVVLLHDNDADKLVVKASKTRHHHEDNIVEISQTIIQKAVDTGQAFLSADAGTDQRFDSSESISKFRIRSLMCAPLVGQDGTRLGVIQIDSKTSAPGFIADDLELLIAVACQAAVVVEKAVLYHRAETLRDLERELNFATQIQLGFLPTERPHIEGYEFFHYYEAAQSVGGDFFDYVTLRNGKIAITLGDVAGKGVPAALMMARLYADARYHLLMEQTAGGALTKLNDDVVRGGHGHRFVTYAAAILDPQTHQLTIANAGHLPPLLKKADQTVERMGVDHANLPLGVDANLEFEEAVFDLAPGDAIVLYTDGVTEATNAANDLYGMQRLIKCIAEAPTGIGELGERLIADVEEFCGGRAQRDDICLLGLRRLQV encoded by the coding sequence GTGGGGGTACTCAAAATGCTTGAGGGGGATGTCCCCGGACGCATTGTCGTGCTCAATCATGAAAAGATGGTGCTCGGGCGCCATCCCAACTGCGAAATTGTCCTGGACAATGCCGCGGTTAGCCGTCGCCATGCGCAGTTCCTGGAGAACCACGGGACCTATTTCGTCGAAGACCTGCAAAGCCGCAACGGCACCATCGTCAACGGCGAACGGATCGAGGGCCGTACGCAACTACAGGACACGGATCTCGTCAAAATTTGCAACGTGGTGCTGCGATTCCATGCGGTGATGCCGCCGGCCGTTGATCCAGCGACGGTCACTGTCCCCGGCGACACACACCAAATCAGCCCTGACACCGCGCACGTCAAACCGGTAGTGGGCCAGACGACGGCATCTTTGCCGCCGGTGCCGATGGACGATTCCAATGCCGCCGTGATTTCGTCGATGGATGCCTCGTCGGTCACGCACATCAGCCTCAAAGTCCAACCCGAGGCCAAGCTGGCAGCTGTGTTGGCCATTAGCCGCGATCTGGGGGGAGCACTCGAAGTGGACGAGGTGCTGCCGCGGATCCTCGACAGCCTGTTTCAGATTTTCCCTCAGGCGGATCGCGGCGTCGTCTTGCTGCACGACAACGATGCCGACAAATTGGTCGTCAAAGCCTCCAAAACCCGGCATCACCACGAAGACAACATTGTCGAAATCAGCCAAACGATCATCCAAAAGGCGGTCGACACGGGACAGGCGTTTCTCAGCGCCGACGCGGGGACCGATCAACGGTTCGACAGCAGCGAAAGCATCTCCAAGTTTCGCATTCGCTCACTGATGTGCGCGCCACTCGTCGGCCAAGACGGAACACGTTTGGGTGTGATCCAAATCGATTCCAAAACCTCCGCCCCGGGATTCATTGCCGACGACCTGGAACTGCTCATCGCCGTCGCCTGCCAAGCCGCAGTCGTCGTCGAAAAAGCGGTACTCTACCATCGGGCCGAAACACTCCGCGACCTCGAACGGGAACTGAACTTCGCCACCCAGATTCAGTTGGGATTTCTGCCCACCGAACGGCCGCACATTGAAGGCTACGAGTTTTTCCATTACTACGAAGCTGCGCAAAGTGTGGGCGGCGACTTCTTTGACTATGTGACTTTGCGAAACGGCAAAATCGCCATCACACTCGGCGACGTGGCCGGCAAGGGAGTCCCTGCGGCATTAATGATGGCGCGGTTATATGCCGATGCCCGCTACCATCTGTTGATGGAACAAACCGCCGGCGGGGCGCTCACCAAACTCAACGACGATGTGGTCCGCGGCGGACATGGACACCGCTTCGTGACCTACGCCGCGGCAATACTCGATCCGCAGACGCATCAACTCACGATTGCCAACGCGGGCCATTTGCCGCCGCTGCTCAAAAAAGCCGATCAAACGGTCGAACGCATGGGCGTCGATCACGCCAACTTGCCGCTGGGCGTCGATGCGAATCTGGAATTCGAAGAAGCGGTCTTCGACTTGGCCCCCGGCGATGCGATTGTGCTCTACACCGATGGCGTCACCGAAGCCACCAACGCCGCCAATGATTTGTACGGCATGCAACGGTTGATAAAATGCATTGCCGAAGCGCCCACAGGCATTGGTGAACTGGGGGAACGACTCATCGCCGACGTTGAGGAGTTCTGCGGAGGCCGCGCCCAACGCGACGACATTTGCCTGCTGGGGCTCCGACGCCTGCAAGTCTAG
- a CDS encoding glycosyl hydrolase family 28-related protein: MRLLIAFVICFSTLVGTSTAKEFNITDYGATAGDETDDSTAIENALAACGEAGGGTVFIPAGTFFLSRRNNETPILEVPPNTTLRGEGAASILKFNPDVNQSNFWRMIGAPVVGGTKNVVIRDLHLDGSNTHPKYIKGETPEHNAGLWFYNKNHLIENVTVLNVFAENFSGDCMAFSYNCQGITVRDCTLRNFIRQGIQMGGSPGSRDYTVTGCRDLEASVQSSGSTIHVEHARGLKNVIIENNQCRKSILAGGVDGMVIRGNTVTGRIVGNGNTNLVIHSNIVTAVSKKHAVVQLGYTKGLNFRGNIIHGANDTTVGLYLWGNSRYNKQPGEDLIISDNQISGTETAISLNGTKDVRIHGNTLKAANLLRQKRTEGLDSDIEQATAIKQE; encoded by the coding sequence ATGCGACTACTCATCGCCTTCGTCATCTGTTTTTCAACATTGGTCGGCACTTCCACGGCCAAGGAATTCAACATTACCGACTATGGAGCGACGGCCGGTGATGAAACGGACGATTCGACGGCGATTGAAAATGCATTGGCCGCTTGCGGCGAGGCTGGAGGCGGAACGGTCTTCATTCCGGCAGGGACCTTTTTCCTTTCGCGTCGCAACAACGAGACGCCGATTCTCGAAGTCCCTCCAAACACCACGCTGCGCGGCGAGGGGGCGGCGTCGATTTTGAAATTCAATCCCGATGTCAACCAGTCCAACTTCTGGCGGATGATCGGCGCTCCGGTCGTCGGCGGGACAAAGAACGTGGTGATTCGCGACTTGCATCTAGACGGCTCGAACACGCATCCGAAATATATCAAAGGCGAAACGCCGGAGCACAATGCGGGACTGTGGTTTTACAATAAAAATCACCTGATCGAAAACGTCACGGTCTTGAACGTTTTTGCCGAGAACTTTTCAGGCGACTGCATGGCATTTTCCTACAACTGCCAAGGCATCACCGTTCGCGATTGCACGCTTCGCAATTTCATCCGGCAAGGAATTCAAATGGGTGGCAGCCCAGGCTCCCGGGACTACACCGTGACAGGTTGCCGAGACTTGGAAGCTTCTGTGCAGTCGAGCGGATCGACGATTCATGTCGAACATGCCCGCGGACTGAAGAATGTGATCATCGAGAACAACCAGTGCCGCAAATCAATTCTGGCCGGCGGCGTCGATGGCATGGTCATTCGCGGAAACACGGTCACTGGCCGGATTGTTGGAAATGGGAATACGAACTTGGTGATCCACAGCAACATCGTCACTGCCGTGAGCAAAAAGCATGCTGTCGTTCAATTGGGTTACACCAAAGGATTGAACTTTCGAGGCAACATCATTCACGGTGCAAACGACACCACCGTGGGACTCTATCTCTGGGGCAACTCGCGCTACAACAAACAGCCGGGAGAAGACCTCATCATCTCCGACAACCAAATCAGCGGAACCGAGACGGCAATTTCGCTCAACGGAACAAAGGATGTCCGCATTCACGGAAACACCCTCAAAGCCGCAAATTTGTTACGCCAAAAACGGACCGAAGGTCTAGACTCGGATATTGAGCAAGCAACTGCGATAAAACAGGAGTAA
- a CDS encoding carbonic anhydrase family protein, with protein MIRILPGTILGCCVLSLMVCGCGPGETPVAQTDGESKEVAGDVKPRVERVLTQAEQDQLTPDQVLETLRDGNQRFTSGTLTSRDHSKQVREAALGQFPKAVILSCVDSRIPVEDVFDRGIGDIFVARVAGNFENTDILGSMEFACKVSGAKLVFVLGHESCGAVRGAIDGVELGNITEMLANIRPAVDHFTDYEGDKTSSNKEFVQMVAKQNVRETVENIRTYSPILKQMEADGEIKIVGGIYAMETGEVEILQD; from the coding sequence ATGATCAGAATTCTCCCCGGCACGATTCTGGGTTGCTGTGTGTTGTCCTTAATGGTGTGCGGTTGTGGGCCGGGCGAAACGCCTGTTGCTCAAACGGATGGCGAATCGAAGGAAGTCGCCGGTGACGTCAAGCCGCGAGTTGAGCGGGTACTGACACAAGCAGAACAGGACCAGCTGACGCCCGATCAGGTGCTAGAGACGCTGCGGGATGGCAATCAGCGGTTCACGTCGGGGACGCTGACATCCAGAGATCATTCGAAACAAGTGCGCGAGGCAGCGCTGGGGCAGTTTCCTAAAGCTGTGATTTTGTCGTGCGTCGACTCGCGGATTCCGGTGGAAGATGTGTTTGATCGTGGAATCGGCGATATTTTTGTAGCGCGGGTCGCCGGCAATTTCGAGAACACCGACATCCTCGGCAGCATGGAGTTTGCCTGCAAGGTTTCCGGCGCAAAACTCGTGTTTGTCTTGGGGCACGAATCGTGCGGCGCGGTACGGGGAGCAATCGACGGCGTCGAACTGGGCAATATCACAGAGATGCTAGCCAACATCCGCCCGGCAGTCGATCACTTCACCGATTACGAGGGGGACAAAACCAGCAGCAACAAAGAGTTTGTCCAAATGGTCGCCAAGCAAAACGTTCGCGAAACGGTCGAAAATATCCGAACATACAGTCCCATTCTGAAACAAATGGAAGCAGATGGTGAGATCAAGATTGTGGGCGGGATCTACGCTATGGAGACTGGTGAAGTTGAAATTCTGCAGGACTGA